A region of Streptomyces sp. NBC_01497 DNA encodes the following proteins:
- a CDS encoding IS5 family transposase (programmed frameshift): protein MGRGDLTDAEWERLRPFLPVSNNRCGRWRDHRQVIDGILHRVRTGVHWRDLPERFGPWKTVYERHRQWSADGTWERLLRQVQAAADAAGDIDWDIAVDSTIVRAHQHAAGAHTDPPPAPSKGANRRTPGRNALAEPARPAGGGGAGGEGLGRSRGGFTSKLHLSADGRCRPLSLVLTGGQRADCTQFEAVLEKIRVPRTTVGRPRGKPDSLAADKAYSNGPCRRYLRRRGIRHTIPEKTDSQAARLRKGSRGGRPPAFDAERYKKRNTVERAINKLKQSRAVATRYDKRGYVYLGTATAATLVIWLRT, encoded by the exons CTGGGGCGGGGTGACTTGACGGATGCGGAGTGGGAGCGGCTGCGGCCGTTTCTGCCGGTCAGCAACAACCGGTGTGGCCGGTGGCGGGATCACCGGCAGGTGATCGACGGGATCTTGCACCGAGTGCGAACCGGCGTGCACTGGCGTGATCTTCCGGAGAGGTTCGGGCCGTGGAAGACCGTCTACGAACGTCATCGGCAGTGGTCGGCGGACGGGACATGGGAACGCCTGTTGCGGCAGGTTCAGGCCGCGGCCGACGCGGCTGGTGACATCGACTGGGACATTGCGGTCGACTCCACCATCGTGCGTGCGCATCAGCATGCGGCCGGTGCCCACACCGATCCGCCGCCCGCCCCCTCAAAGGGGGCGAACAGG AGAACACCAGGACGAAACGCCCTGGCAGAGCCTGCACGGCCGGCTGGTGGAGGTGGTGCGGGAGGTGAGGGCCTGGGCCGCTCGCGGGGCGGCTTCACCAGCAAACTCCACCTGAGCGCCGACGGACGCTGCCGCCCCCTGTCCCTGGTTCTGACCGGCGGACAGCGGGCGGACTGCACCCAGTTCGAAGCGGTGCTGGAGAAGATCCGAGTCCCGCGCACGACCGTGGGCAGGCCGCGCGGCAAGCCCGACAGCCTTGCCGCGGACAAGGCATACAGCAACGGCCCCTGCCGCCGGTACCTGCGGCGTCGGGGTATCCGGCACACGATCCCGGAGAAGACCGACAGCCAGGCCGCCCGCCTGCGCAAAGGCTCACGCGGCGGACGGCCACCCGCCTTCGACGCGGAGCGTTACAAGAAACGCAACACCGTCGAACGAGCGATCAACAAGCTCAAACAATCCCGAGCCGTCGCCACGCGATACGACAAACGAGGCTACGTCTACCTCGGCACCGCAACCGCAGCAACCCTCGTCATCTGGCTCCGCACATGA
- a CDS encoding family 1 encapsulin nanocompartment shell protein — MNNLHRELAPVSAAAWADLEDEARRTFKRHVAARRLVDVPEPGGSELAAVATGHLDTVEPPAEGVRAHLRRAQPLVELRVPFTVSREQVDDVERGAKDADWDPVKDAARKLAYAEDRAIFEGYAAAGIEGIRASSSNPPLALPADARDYPNAISQAITELRLAGVGGPYAVALSADAYTLVSETSDHGYPIREHLSRVLNGDIIWAPAIDGAFVLATRGGDFELRIGQDVSIGYLSHDATSVQLYFQETFTFLTYTSEAIVALSPHRG, encoded by the coding sequence GTGAACAATCTGCACCGCGAACTGGCCCCCGTCTCCGCCGCGGCCTGGGCCGACCTGGAGGACGAGGCGCGGCGTACGTTCAAGCGCCATGTGGCGGCGCGCCGCCTCGTGGACGTACCCGAGCCCGGGGGCTCCGAACTGGCCGCCGTCGCCACCGGCCACCTGGACACGGTGGAGCCGCCGGCCGAGGGCGTGCGGGCACATCTGCGCCGCGCCCAGCCGCTGGTGGAGCTGCGGGTCCCGTTCACGGTCTCGCGCGAGCAGGTCGACGACGTGGAGCGCGGCGCGAAGGACGCCGACTGGGACCCGGTCAAGGACGCGGCGCGCAAGCTCGCGTACGCCGAGGACCGGGCGATCTTCGAGGGATACGCGGCGGCCGGCATCGAGGGCATCAGGGCCAGCTCGTCCAACCCGCCGCTCGCGCTGCCCGCCGACGCGCGCGACTACCCGAACGCGATCAGCCAGGCCATCACGGAGCTGCGGCTCGCCGGTGTCGGGGGGCCCTACGCGGTGGCGCTCAGCGCGGACGCGTACACCCTGGTGAGCGAGACGTCGGACCACGGCTACCCGATCCGCGAGCACCTGAGCCGGGTGCTGAACGGCGACATCATCTGGGCGCCCGCCATCGACGGCGCGTTCGTCCTCGCGACCCGTGGCGGCGACTTCGAGCTGCGGATCGGCCAGGACGTGTCCATCGGCTACCTGAGCCATGACGCGACGAGCGTGCAGCTGTACTTCCAGGAGACGTTCACCTTCCTGACGTACACGTCGGAGGCGATCGTCGCGCTCTCGCCGCACCGCGGCTGA
- a CDS encoding Dyp-type peroxidase — protein MTAEPSDAPEPQPVLSPLTTAAIFLVLTVDEGGEGPVRDLLADLPGLRRSYGFGSPDGALSCVVSMGSRVWGRLFDGPRPAELHPFVELSGPRHRAPATPGDLLFHLRATRLDLCFALAAEIMDRLRGHVTLVDEVQGFKYRDVRDLMGFVDGTENPEGRAAAKATLVGDEDPDFAGGSYVIVQKYLHDLPAWNALPVEAQEKVIGRRKLTNVELDEPASHVSLNTVTDADGEELQILRDNMPFGSPGHDEFGTYFIGYARTPEVTEQMLRNMFLGNADASHDRILDFSTAVTGTLFFAPSGDFLDDLPDPPSSATAERPVPPVPHTRSEAPAGVSADGSLGIGDLNRSTAK, from the coding sequence TTGACGGCCGAACCATCCGACGCACCGGAGCCGCAACCGGTGCTGAGTCCGCTCACCACGGCGGCGATCTTCCTGGTCCTCACGGTCGACGAGGGCGGTGAGGGACCGGTGCGCGACCTGCTCGCGGACCTGCCGGGCCTGCGGCGCAGCTATGGCTTCGGATCGCCGGACGGCGCGCTCAGCTGCGTCGTCAGCATGGGTTCGCGGGTGTGGGGCCGTCTCTTCGACGGGCCCCGCCCCGCGGAGTTGCATCCCTTCGTGGAGCTGAGCGGACCGCGCCACCGGGCCCCCGCCACCCCGGGCGACCTGCTCTTCCATCTCCGGGCGACCCGGCTGGATCTCTGCTTCGCCCTGGCCGCCGAGATCATGGACCGGCTGCGGGGCCATGTCACGCTCGTCGACGAGGTGCAGGGGTTCAAGTACCGGGACGTGCGCGACCTGATGGGTTTCGTGGACGGTACCGAGAACCCCGAGGGCAGGGCGGCCGCCAAGGCCACCCTGGTCGGTGACGAGGACCCGGACTTCGCGGGCGGCAGCTATGTGATCGTGCAGAAGTACCTGCACGACCTCCCCGCCTGGAACGCACTGCCCGTGGAGGCGCAGGAGAAGGTCATCGGCCGCCGCAAACTCACCAACGTCGAGCTGGACGAGCCCGCTTCGCACGTCTCCCTGAACACGGTGACCGACGCGGACGGTGAGGAACTGCAGATCCTCCGCGACAACATGCCGTTCGGCAGTCCCGGCCACGACGAGTTCGGCACGTACTTCATCGGCTACGCGCGCACCCCCGAGGTCACGGAGCAGATGCTGCGCAACATGTTCCTCGGCAACGCCGACGCGAGCCACGACCGCATCCTGGACTTCTCCACGGCGGTCACCGGCACGCTGTTCTTCGCACCGTCCGGGGACTTCCTCGACGACCTTCCCGATCCGCCGTCGTCCGCGACGGCCGAGCGGCCCGTACCGCCCGTACCCCACACCCGTAGCGAGGCTCCCGCAGGCGTCAGCGCCGACGGGAGCCTCGGTATCGGAGACTTGAACAGGAGCACCGCCAAGTGA
- a CDS encoding type II toxin -antitoxin system TacA 1-like antitoxin: MDTMSEPKAMNLRFPDPEQRAAIAAAAQQEGVSMQEYILSAAYNRATAIELRFLDGFRESMSRSGRAFAAEPSTIDPSHEDRAAEQEAHQKLQHQGRGHAA; this comes from the coding sequence ATGGATACTATGTCGGAGCCCAAGGCTATGAATCTGCGATTCCCTGACCCTGAACAGCGGGCTGCGATCGCCGCAGCGGCGCAGCAGGAAGGGGTCAGCATGCAGGAATACATCCTGTCCGCTGCCTACAACCGCGCGACCGCCATCGAGCTGCGCTTCCTGGACGGCTTCAGGGAGTCGATGAGCCGCAGCGGCAGAGCCTTCGCCGCGGAGCCCAGCACTATCGACCCCTCCCATGAAGACCGGGCTGCTGAGCAAGAAGCACACCAAAAGCTCCAACACCAAGGACGAGGCCACGCCGCGTGA
- a CDS encoding fic family toxin-antitoxin system, toxin component, whose amino-acid sequence MTRPEPPHPLDVTFLLHAAELLAGDPQVDDYGPLYAATARVNARAMEHDIYSSPHLKASALLQTLARLPCLEHSGEAFAWHATEAYLILNGHQLDYLPKAAVALTRDAASGALGVARIARQLHAWSVA is encoded by the coding sequence GTGACCCGCCCAGAACCACCGCACCCACTCGACGTCACATTCCTGTTGCACGCCGCCGAACTACTTGCCGGCGACCCCCAAGTCGACGACTACGGCCCGCTCTATGCCGCCACCGCCCGGGTCAACGCCCGGGCAATGGAGCACGACATCTACAGTTCCCCGCACCTCAAGGCATCCGCGCTACTACAAACCTTGGCTAGATTGCCCTGCCTGGAGCACTCAGGCGAAGCCTTCGCCTGGCACGCTACCGAGGCCTATCTCATCCTCAACGGACACCAGCTCGATTACCTCCCCAAGGCCGCAGTGGCACTGACTCGCGATGCCGCCTCAGGAGCACTGGGTGTTGCCCGGATCGCCCGCCAACTACATGCCTGGTCCGTCGCCTGA
- a CDS encoding serine hydrolase domain-containing protein yields the protein MPASKPTVHGSCADEFIAVKHEFERNFVERGEVGASVSVVAGGKVVVDLWAGTSDAALTLPWHRDTLTNVWSVSKGMTAIVAHQLADSGDLDLDAAVAHYWPEFAAAGKADIPVRWLLSHRSGVVGLAPEQEALTADDLYDWEKVTSLLAAQAPFFEPGTVSGYQAISYGFLVGEVIRRVTGGTVGGYFARNVAEPLDVDFLLGSVPPQDDGRCSEVLEPAPAPEIEAAMAHVLMAGGRAAQAALLNPRPLGRMANNPAWRRAEIPSVNGHGTARALAVIYGVLADGSDRLLSAGALERARTSQGRCMDAVVGVWGEFGLGFTLGSDESSFGPNPKAFGHDGFGGSTGCADPERGVGFGYVMNQMGPLLRDDPRKMALLSALYGALDRA from the coding sequence ATGCCTGCGAGTAAACCTACGGTTCACGGCAGTTGCGCTGACGAGTTCATTGCCGTCAAGCACGAGTTTGAGAGGAACTTCGTCGAGCGGGGCGAAGTGGGGGCATCGGTGAGCGTGGTAGCGGGCGGCAAAGTAGTCGTCGACCTGTGGGCAGGCACGTCGGACGCTGCCCTCACGTTGCCGTGGCACCGGGACACCCTCACCAACGTGTGGTCAGTCAGTAAGGGAATGACCGCCATCGTTGCCCATCAACTGGCGGATTCCGGTGACCTGGACCTGGACGCCGCTGTGGCGCACTACTGGCCGGAGTTCGCTGCGGCTGGCAAAGCGGATATACCAGTGCGCTGGCTGCTGTCACACCGATCCGGGGTTGTTGGATTGGCGCCAGAACAGGAGGCCTTGACAGCCGATGACTTGTACGACTGGGAGAAGGTCACGTCCCTGCTCGCTGCCCAGGCCCCGTTTTTCGAACCGGGGACGGTGAGTGGCTACCAGGCCATCTCCTACGGGTTCCTGGTGGGTGAGGTGATACGCCGCGTCACGGGCGGCACGGTAGGGGGCTATTTTGCACGGAACGTGGCTGAGCCGCTCGACGTGGACTTCCTGCTTGGGAGCGTCCCGCCCCAAGACGATGGTCGATGCTCGGAGGTACTGGAACCAGCCCCCGCTCCGGAGATTGAAGCTGCCATGGCTCACGTCCTGATGGCGGGGGGGAGAGCCGCGCAGGCCGCACTGCTCAACCCTCGTCCGCTTGGGCGCATGGCAAACAACCCCGCGTGGCGACGGGCTGAGATACCTTCGGTGAACGGGCATGGTACTGCCAGGGCACTTGCAGTTATCTATGGCGTGCTGGCCGACGGCTCGGATCGGCTGCTGTCAGCGGGCGCTCTGGAACGCGCCCGGACCAGCCAGGGGCGATGCATGGACGCTGTCGTAGGCGTGTGGGGCGAGTTCGGCCTTGGTTTCACCCTCGGCAGCGATGAATCCAGTTTTGGGCCCAATCCGAAGGCATTCGGGCATGACGGCTTCGGAGGGTCCACCGGCTGTGCTGACCCCGAACGTGGTGTCGGTTTTGGTTACGTTATGAACCAGATGGGGCCCCTTCTCCGGGACGACCCGCGAAAGATGGCACTGCTTTCCGCGCTCTACGGTGCCCTTGACAGGGCCTGA
- a CDS encoding winged helix-turn-helix domain-containing protein, with translation MRPVLCGEGIVLDPRARTAIKAGSELHLTRYEFDVLALLMRYPGHPLGKDFLLHRVWGGVTSGSSIVYVHVRRLRRKVERDPSRPRIIRTVWGTGYQFGESLPAGGGVSPPGDDPLFVSPHWVDGGPSSLVAPLR, from the coding sequence ATGCGGCCAGTGTTGTGCGGGGAGGGCATCGTCCTTGACCCAAGGGCGCGGACCGCGATAAAAGCAGGCAGTGAACTGCATTTGACCAGGTATGAGTTCGACGTGCTCGCGCTGTTGATGCGGTATCCGGGACACCCTCTCGGCAAGGACTTTCTCCTTCATCGCGTGTGGGGTGGCGTTACGTCGGGCAGCTCTATTGTTTACGTCCACGTCAGACGCTTGCGTCGGAAGGTGGAGCGTGATCCTTCACGACCTAGGATTATTCGCACCGTGTGGGGCACTGGGTACCAGTTTGGGGAGTCCTTGCCAGCCGGAGGAGGGGTCTCGCCGCCGGGGGATGATCCACTCTTCGTTTCGCCGCACTGGGTGGATGGTGGTCCCAGCTCCCTCGTTGCGCCGCTGAGGTGA
- a CDS encoding response regulator transcription factor, whose product MRILVVDGDGGASPAVYLRREGFDVMHVGSEAAARKAVAESPPHVVVMDVLLPDGDGMRLCRSFCTVRSFAVIVLTLKSSVEERIEGLEVGVDDYIPKPCSVRELVLRIRSVLKRFGRG is encoded by the coding sequence ATGCGCATTCTGGTCGTGGATGGAGATGGGGGCGCCTCGCCGGCCGTGTATCTGAGGCGCGAAGGGTTTGACGTCATGCATGTCGGCAGCGAGGCGGCAGCGCGGAAGGCTGTGGCTGAGTCGCCGCCGCATGTGGTCGTGATGGATGTGTTGCTGCCGGATGGGGACGGTATGCGGCTCTGTCGCAGCTTCTGCACAGTACGGTCGTTTGCAGTAATTGTATTGACGTTGAAATCCAGCGTCGAGGAACGAATTGAGGGACTTGAGGTCGGTGTGGACGACTACATTCCCAAGCCTTGCAGTGTCCGTGAGTTGGTGCTGAGGATTCGTTCCGTTTTGAAACGTTTCGGTAGGGGCTGA
- the msrA gene encoding peptide-methionine (S)-S-oxide reductase MsrA, with translation MTQPTERAVLAGGCFWGMQDLIRHRTGVLSTRVGYSGGDTPGPTYRRHGNHAEAIEIIFDPSKTSYRDLLEFFFQIHDPSTRNRQGNDVGLSYRSAIFYTSDEQKRIAEETIADVDATGLWPGKVVTEVTAVGEFWQAEPVHQDYLQRYPHGYTCHFPRPGWKLPRRETSA, from the coding sequence ATGACACAACCTACTGAACGTGCGGTCCTCGCCGGGGGCTGCTTCTGGGGCATGCAAGACCTCATCAGGCACCGTACCGGAGTGCTCTCGACTCGGGTCGGTTATTCCGGCGGCGATACTCCAGGGCCGACCTATCGCAGGCACGGCAACCACGCAGAGGCCATCGAGATCATCTTCGACCCGTCGAAAACCTCCTACCGCGACCTGCTGGAGTTCTTCTTCCAGATCCACGACCCCAGCACTCGCAATCGCCAGGGCAATGACGTCGGTCTAAGCTACCGATCCGCCATCTTCTATACGAGCGACGAACAGAAACGCATCGCCGAGGAAACAATTGCGGATGTCGACGCAACCGGGCTGTGGCCAGGAAAGGTCGTCACCGAAGTGACGGCTGTCGGCGAGTTTTGGCAGGCCGAGCCGGTACACCAGGACTACCTGCAACGCTATCCGCATGGCTACACCTGTCACTTCCCCCGTCCCGGCTGGAAACTCCCCCGCCGGGAAACGAGTGCGTAG
- a CDS encoding tautomerase family protein encodes MPLLFFDIFQGWKKEDIQNLLDVTHRVVVEAFQVPKRDRYQVVNLHGANEMIALDTGLGISRTEYLVIIHVVSRPRPLDQKQRFYGLLGAALNYDCGIDSADLIVSITENANEDWSFGYGRAQFLTGELS; translated from the coding sequence GTGCCGCTGCTATTCTTCGACATCTTCCAGGGATGGAAGAAGGAGGACATCCAAAATCTTCTGGATGTAACCCATCGCGTTGTCGTAGAGGCATTTCAGGTTCCGAAGCGAGATCGGTATCAGGTGGTCAATCTCCACGGCGCGAACGAGATGATCGCCCTGGATACCGGGCTCGGTATCAGCCGCACAGAGTACCTTGTGATTATTCACGTTGTTAGTCGGCCGCGGCCGCTGGACCAGAAGCAGCGGTTCTATGGGCTACTAGGGGCAGCGCTTAATTATGATTGCGGGATCGACTCGGCTGACTTGATCGTCTCGATCACGGAGAACGCAAATGAAGACTGGTCCTTCGGCTACGGCCGAGCTCAGTTTCTGACCGGCGAACTGAGCTGA
- a CDS encoding recombinase family protein, which produces MANLVYKRVSTDQQSTARQNLVLDDAGIEDPVVFEEDPGTSSRLHPLQRPKFRALLDYARPGDTVHISEMFRLVRGTGHILDVLDVLHRNHLALRIHDGAFSAMDLTARHPRTGELLSTVKFMVQTLAAAGELQRDLQRELTYDGLRAAEAKGRKGGRRPAVAAAKTDDVRTAYLEGRSIAALAREHDVSRGAIRTAVVDLLPEYTPADPGAPAPELPVVLDMPGKVADFLRAAELEPVERVTLDQGVTVRRGQGYTLRVTAVPAVHRQLLDRCQSLDGTTSVPAQRKARREYENRVNALPVASLR; this is translated from the coding sequence GTGGCGAACCTGGTCTACAAGCGGGTCTCGACCGACCAGCAGTCGACCGCTCGGCAGAACCTCGTCCTGGACGATGCCGGGATCGAGGACCCGGTCGTCTTTGAGGAGGACCCGGGCACCTCCAGCCGCCTCCATCCCCTCCAGCGCCCGAAGTTCCGCGCGCTCCTCGACTACGCGCGGCCGGGCGACACCGTGCACATCTCCGAGATGTTCCGCCTCGTACGCGGCACCGGCCACATCCTCGACGTGCTCGACGTCCTCCACCGCAACCACCTCGCGCTGCGCATCCATGACGGCGCGTTCTCCGCGATGGACCTCACCGCCCGCCACCCGCGCACCGGCGAGCTGCTGTCCACCGTGAAGTTCATGGTGCAGACCCTCGCCGCCGCCGGCGAACTCCAGCGTGACCTTCAGCGCGAGCTGACCTACGACGGACTGCGGGCGGCCGAGGCCAAGGGCCGCAAGGGCGGGCGCCGCCCCGCCGTGGCGGCCGCGAAGACCGACGACGTGCGCACCGCGTACCTGGAAGGCCGGTCCATCGCGGCCCTCGCCCGCGAGCACGACGTCAGCCGCGGCGCCATCCGCACTGCCGTCGTGGACCTCCTGCCCGAGTACACACCCGCCGACCCAGGCGCCCCGGCCCCGGAACTGCCGGTCGTCCTCGACATGCCGGGCAAGGTCGCCGACTTCCTCCGCGCCGCCGAGTTGGAGCCCGTCGAGCGCGTCACGCTCGACCAGGGCGTGACCGTACGGCGCGGCCAGGGCTACACCCTTCGCGTCACTGCCGTGCCCGCGGTCCACCGCCAACTCCTCGACCGCTGCCAGTCCCTCGACGGCACCACGTCGGTCCCGGCCCAGCGCAAGGCCCGCCGCGAGTACGAGAACCGCGTCAACGCGCTCCCGGTTGCCAGCCTGCGTTGA
- a CDS encoding RNA polymerase sigma factor, which translates to MADLLVSGAPRDVDLVRAAQAGDAGSLGLLLARHRAHMYAIALALLGHSQDAEDAVQEAALIALRRFGDLRDPEAVGPWLGMVVRNVCRAQLRRMSAVPVAEVAGVVAMDRSGGPPDPAEVLDRHALRDWVWSALEELSPRLQLVTMLRYFTDVTSYEDIATLCATPVGTVRSRLNQARTKMVGALLASADRVHDDAAVWNGLHRRLAEETLVAAHRGQLASALSEWWSPQASVTWPTGKRTGIDYLPTAFDRDLSDGVRHELVNVVAGCEVVIWEAALRNPPEDPFHCPPGVVWMHFLGQGRVSKLRLFHPRRR; encoded by the coding sequence ATGGCTGATCTTCTGGTGAGCGGGGCTCCGAGGGATGTCGATCTGGTGCGCGCCGCTCAGGCCGGCGACGCCGGCTCGCTCGGTCTGCTGCTTGCCAGGCACCGAGCGCACATGTACGCGATCGCGCTCGCTTTGCTGGGCCACAGCCAGGATGCCGAGGACGCCGTGCAGGAGGCGGCTCTCATAGCGCTGCGCCGCTTCGGCGACCTGCGAGACCCGGAGGCGGTCGGCCCGTGGCTAGGGATGGTGGTGCGCAATGTGTGCCGCGCCCAGTTGCGCAGGATGTCCGCGGTTCCCGTGGCCGAAGTCGCAGGGGTCGTGGCGATGGACCGGTCGGGCGGTCCGCCCGACCCGGCCGAGGTGCTCGACCGGCATGCGCTGCGGGACTGGGTGTGGAGCGCGTTGGAAGAGCTGTCCCCGAGGCTGCAGCTGGTGACGATGCTGCGCTACTTCACCGACGTCACGTCCTACGAGGACATAGCGACGCTGTGTGCCACGCCGGTCGGCACGGTGCGCAGCCGGCTCAACCAGGCGCGTACGAAGATGGTCGGCGCACTGCTGGCCTCGGCAGACCGGGTGCACGACGACGCCGCGGTCTGGAACGGGCTGCATCGACGGCTGGCCGAGGAGACCCTGGTGGCCGCCCATCGTGGCCAGCTCGCCTCGGCCCTTTCCGAGTGGTGGTCCCCGCAGGCGAGCGTGACATGGCCGACCGGGAAACGCACGGGCATCGACTACCTGCCCACTGCGTTCGATCGCGATCTGTCCGACGGTGTACGCCATGAACTGGTGAACGTGGTGGCCGGCTGCGAGGTGGTGATCTGGGAGGCCGCTCTGCGTAACCCGCCCGAAGACCCTTTCCACTGCCCGCCCGGCGTCGTCTGGATGCACTTCCTGGGCCAGGGCAGGGTCAGCAAGCTGCGCCTGTTTCACCCGCGCCGCCGCTGA
- a CDS encoding alpha/beta fold hydrolase, whose product MVDGVRQVYRVAGEGPVCLVHSGGPGVHPEYLRMPGLERVLTLVYLDPVGAGDSELLPGGDYSMSRYARFAEAVLDDIGAPAAYLLGHSHGGFVALQFGLDHSDRLDGLILYDTAPMNGPDMREVANKEMTSFVQRWPDRPEATEAGRMWDAVNVSRTMEVADDESFGRYLNGILPAYFADYRKTTEQTGGDLSLGVTYDPNRLPAPWDVRDQLGVIKVPTLVIVGTYDFICPPRFAHELHAGIPDAQLSELRESGHFGHIEQPDEFAAIVSGFVNNQEMGKKA is encoded by the coding sequence GTGGTCGATGGCGTACGCCAGGTCTACCGGGTCGCGGGTGAGGGGCCGGTATGCCTCGTGCACTCCGGAGGCCCGGGCGTACACCCGGAGTACCTGCGGATGCCTGGGCTGGAACGCGTGCTGACGCTCGTGTACCTGGACCCGGTTGGCGCCGGCGACAGCGAGCTGCTGCCGGGCGGGGACTATTCCATGTCCCGCTACGCGCGCTTTGCCGAAGCCGTACTCGACGACATCGGCGCCCCGGCCGCGTACCTTCTCGGCCACTCGCACGGCGGCTTCGTGGCCCTCCAGTTCGGCCTCGACCACTCCGACCGTCTCGACGGACTGATCCTGTACGACACCGCCCCCATGAACGGACCGGATATGAGGGAGGTGGCGAACAAGGAGATGACGTCCTTCGTCCAGCGCTGGCCGGACAGACCGGAGGCCACCGAGGCAGGCCGTATGTGGGACGCGGTCAATGTGTCACGGACGATGGAGGTCGCCGACGACGAGTCGTTCGGGCGTTACTTGAACGGTATCCTGCCCGCCTACTTCGCCGACTACCGCAAGACAACCGAACAGACGGGCGGCGATCTCAGCTTGGGGGTCACCTACGACCCGAACCGCCTCCCGGCCCCGTGGGACGTACGGGACCAGCTCGGTGTCATCAAGGTTCCGACACTGGTGATCGTCGGCACATACGACTTCATCTGCCCACCCCGCTTCGCGCATGAACTGCATGCCGGAATCCCGGACGCACAGCTGTCCGAGCTACGCGAGAGTGGCCACTTCGGGCACATCGAACAGCCGGACGAGTTCGCCGCCATCGTGTCGGGCTTCGTGAACAACCAAGAGATGGGGAAGAAGGCATGA
- a CDS encoding N-acetyltransferase: MTTTVPIGLAEQTEIEAYADFAAGAPTPVRDLLGIGSLRVGSVLALAIREDPSRFFNRAGGFGTGEPITADVPAQVCDFYREQGVPQGGFMIAPPLLPADWASTASKLNLNEGSRFVKLGCDTETALSALDGVAALDPGLRVGPVESHQADEWAAVMMTTFGITTPGMIDMAASCVGRPNWHQYAVWDGERIISVGSIFVNGECADMFGGATLPEGRGRGAQSALLSARARAAQGAGCRWLVAETGAEAPGDHNTSLHNMLRTGFEPLYERATWLWRER, translated from the coding sequence ATGACGACCACCGTGCCTATCGGCCTGGCCGAGCAGACCGAAATCGAGGCGTACGCCGACTTCGCGGCCGGCGCACCGACGCCGGTCCGGGACTTGCTCGGCATCGGCTCACTGCGAGTCGGCTCGGTGCTGGCTCTCGCGATCCGCGAGGACCCGAGCCGCTTCTTCAACCGCGCCGGCGGATTCGGCACGGGCGAACCGATCACCGCAGACGTTCCGGCACAGGTCTGCGACTTTTACCGCGAGCAGGGTGTGCCCCAGGGCGGGTTCATGATCGCGCCGCCGCTACTGCCGGCGGACTGGGCCTCGACCGCCAGCAAACTGAACCTCAACGAAGGCAGCCGCTTCGTCAAACTGGGATGCGACACCGAGACCGCACTGTCCGCGCTCGACGGCGTCGCGGCACTCGACCCCGGGCTGCGCGTCGGGCCGGTCGAATCCCATCAGGCCGACGAGTGGGCCGCGGTCATGATGACCACCTTCGGGATCACCACGCCAGGCATGATCGACATGGCGGCGTCGTGCGTGGGCAGACCGAACTGGCACCAGTACGCGGTCTGGGACGGCGAGCGGATCATCTCGGTCGGGAGCATCTTCGTCAACGGTGAGTGTGCCGACATGTTCGGTGGAGCGACGCTCCCAGAAGGACGCGGACGCGGCGCCCAGTCGGCGCTGCTCAGCGCCCGCGCCCGGGCGGCCCAGGGGGCAGGCTGCCGATGGCTCGTCGCCGAGACTGGAGCGGAAGCCCCCGGCGACCACAACACATCCCTGCACAACATGCTGCGCACCGGATTCGAGCCGTTGTACGAGCGTGCCACGTGGCTCTGGCGCGAACGGTGA